A genomic segment from Osmerus mordax isolate fOsmMor3 chromosome 5, fOsmMor3.pri, whole genome shotgun sequence encodes:
- the vip gene encoding VIP peptides has translation MFKAMVQRNSPQLLLLIALCSVLYSRTLSLPYASTRPMRHADGLFTSGYSKLLGQLSARRYLESLIGKRVSDDMMEDQVPVKRHSDAIFTDNYSRFRKQMAVKKYLNSVLTGKRSLEDPPSVPEESINDPTFQESYDDVNVDHLINFQLPL, from the exons AT GTTTAAAGCGATGGTTCAAAGAAACAGTCCCCAGCTGCTTCTCCTTATAGCCCTGTGCAGTGTGTTATATTCCCGGACTCTGAGTTTACCATATGCATCTACGAG ACCGATGCGACACGCAGACGGTCTCTTTACAAGCGGATACAGCAAACTTCTTGGGCAGTTATCAGCGCGACGGTATCTGGAATCTTTGATTGGGAAGCGCGTCAG TGACGACATGATGGAGGACCAAGTCCCAGTGAAGCGACACTCAGATGCGATCTTCACAGACAACTACAGCCGCTTCCGCAAACAGATGGCCGTGAAGAAATACCTGAACTCCGTCCTCACAGGAAAAAGAAG cCTAGAAGATCCTCCCAGTGTTCCGGAGGAGTCCATAAACGACCCAACGTTTCAGGAGAGCTATGATGACGTCAATGTAGATCATCTTATAAATTTCCAATTG CCACTTTga